Proteins encoded within one genomic window of Companilactobacillus sp.:
- a CDS encoding MarR family winged helix-turn-helix transcriptional regulator, which produces MLSIKQISLIRSFNREYTTTLGLLNRDVFDTTLSFPESRVLLQISESKQITPKEISNRLDLDASYASRLIKKLDKLGYLIITQSPIDARSKIIELSKIGKSTVEELDEDSNVQIQNLISNLDESQQKDLYQSFKTINTLLFKKEEH; this is translated from the coding sequence ATGCTATCCATTAAACAAATCTCGTTGATTCGTTCTTTTAATCGTGAATATACAACTACTTTAGGCTTGTTGAATCGAGATGTTTTTGACACGACTTTGAGTTTCCCAGAATCACGAGTCCTGTTGCAAATTTCTGAATCTAAGCAGATCACTCCTAAAGAAATCTCGAATCGCCTTGATCTTGATGCGAGTTACGCCAGCCGCTTGATCAAAAAACTAGATAAATTGGGATACTTGATCATTACTCAATCCCCAATTGACGCTCGTTCAAAAATCATCGAACTTTCTAAAATCGGTAAATCGACCGTGGAAGAATTAGACGAAGACTCGAATGTCCAAATTCAGAATTTGATCAGCAACTTAGACGAGTCTCAACAAAAGGATCTTTACCAATCATTTAAAACTATCAACACACTTTTATTTAAGAAAGAGGAACACTAA
- a CDS encoding GNAT family N-acetyltransferase — MWQVKQFSELSTEELFQIYQLRSAVFVVEQDRLYQDVDVHDKECLHLMNVENNQLVSYARIFMEGDHLTFGRVVIAKDHRGIGMGSELVKQILKTIKKYYPDEKVEIHAEDYVQHFYEKFGFKRIGDIISFNNSPHVKMVLQ, encoded by the coding sequence ATGTGGCAAGTAAAACAATTTTCGGAACTATCCACCGAAGAGCTTTTTCAAATATATCAATTACGTTCAGCTGTTTTTGTAGTCGAACAAGACCGTCTCTATCAAGATGTCGACGTTCATGACAAGGAATGTCTTCACCTGATGAATGTTGAAAATAATCAACTAGTTTCCTATGCACGTATTTTTATGGAGGGAGATCACTTGACCTTTGGTCGCGTAGTGATTGCTAAAGACCACCGAGGAATCGGCATGGGTTCAGAATTGGTCAAACAGATCCTCAAGACTATCAAGAAATATTATCCCGATGAAAAAGTCGAGATCCACGCTGAAGACTATGTTCAGCATTTTTATGAAAAATTCGGTTTCAAACGTATCGGAGACATTATTTCTTTCAATAATTCGCCACACGTCAAAATGGTGCTGCAATAA